From one Bradyrhizobium sp. Ash2021 genomic stretch:
- a CDS encoding HAD family phosphatase produces MTGRWNIRAVLLDMDGTLLDTEKVYFESLIAALNTCGFTDDVAPLCRAMVGLPGPDCERLLIDRYGDDFPLAEITKAFVARRDEFIGAGLPLKHGKIELLDALQAIECPFAIVTSSSRRTAHEHLTLAGIRSRFDTILTRDDVTRGKPSPDLYLLAAARLGVKPELCVAVEDSNHGVTAAHAAGAITIMVPDMVPPTEESRARCVAVLSDLNAVRAMLLDRGGLARRA; encoded by the coding sequence GTGACCGGCCGATGGAACATCCGTGCCGTCCTGCTCGACATGGACGGCACCCTGCTCGACACCGAAAAAGTCTATTTCGAAAGCCTGATCGCGGCGCTGAATACCTGCGGCTTCACCGATGACGTCGCTCCGCTGTGCCGCGCCATGGTCGGACTTCCCGGCCCCGACTGCGAACGCCTGTTGATCGATCGTTACGGCGACGACTTTCCGCTCGCCGAAATCACCAAAGCCTTCGTCGCCAGGCGGGATGAATTCATCGGCGCCGGCCTGCCGCTCAAGCATGGCAAGATCGAGCTGCTCGATGCGCTGCAGGCGATCGAATGTCCTTTTGCGATCGTAACTTCGTCGTCGCGACGCACCGCCCACGAGCACCTGACGCTTGCCGGAATCCGGTCGCGCTTCGACACCATCCTGACCCGTGACGACGTCACGCGCGGCAAGCCAAGCCCCGATCTGTATCTGCTGGCGGCGGCACGACTTGGCGTGAAGCCGGAACTTTGCGTCGCCGTGGAAGATTCCAATCACGGCGTGACCGCCGCGCACGCCGCCGGCGCCATCACCATCATGGTGCCCGACATGGTGCCGCCGACCGAGGAGTCGCGGGCGCGATGCGTTGCAGTGCTGTCCGATCTCAACGCGGTGCGGGCGATGCTGCTTGACCGCGGCGGGCTTGCGCGGCGCGCGTAA